The window AACTCGTGGTGCCGTCGGCGTGCGCGTGCACGACGACGGGCTTCTCCGGGTGGTGGCGTAACGTCAACTCGCTTCCGGTGGACGTGATGTCGAGCCGGCCGGCGGGCGTCCGCAGGGCCCCCAGGGCCGGCAGCGACAGCAGTCCGCCGAGCGCGGTGAGCCGGGCCGCGAAAGCCAGCCGCGCGCGGATCGCCGCCGCTGCGGCGAGCGCACCCAGGTGGTCGAGGTCCGCCTGAAGTTGGGGCGTGGGGGCGGTGGCGGTCAGGCCCCGCAGGCAGCTCTGCGCCCAGGGGCCCACCAGAGGGTGGAGCAGCACCGCGTGGACGGCGGTCCGGTCCGCGCGTTCGGCGGCTTCGAGCAGCGACCAGTCCTGGCGCAGCCGGTCGAGCCGGTCCGGTGGGCAGACGGTCGCGGGGGCCGCCCCGGCGGCGTCGAGGAGTGCCCGCAGCAGGACGAGGCGGCGGGTGTCCTGATCGCGTACGAGCAGGTCGAGGTCGTCGGCATCGCCTTCGGTGCGGCCGAAGGCGCGGAGTGCGCGGTCGGGGAGTGGGGGGATCATCGGTGGTCTCCTGCGGTTGCGGCGGCCAGCCGGTCGGCCACATGGCGGACCAGCCGGTCGAGGTCGGCGCAGTAGACGGAGGGGTTGGTGAAACCGTTCTCTGCGCGGTAGCGGTGGGCGTAGTGGCCGCCGCCGCACACGGTCAGCAGCGGGCAGGCCCGGCAGGCCGCGGCGAGTGCGCCGGCACCTGCCTGACGGGCGGCGACGCCGGGGTGGCGCAGGGCGTCGTCGAAGCTGTGGCGGAAGATGTCGAGTCCGGTGGCGGCGGCCGTGTCGTAGGCGGACTTCAGGGAGTCGACCTGTTCGATCGCGCCGTCGGTCTCGACGACGACGGCGTCGACCGGGTCGAGGCCCAGCGATTCGGTGGCGGCGGGCAGGCCGAGCAGCAGGGCGAGGCACTCCTCGAAGAGCCGGACCCGGGTCTCCCGCCGGCCGGCCGGCCACCAGCGGTCGAAGACGGTGCACAACCAGTCGCCGTACGGGGTCGGGCGCGCCGGTCCCGGTCCGGCGCCCGGTGTCCCCGGGTCGGGTATGCCCGGCGGCGGGGTGGTCCAGTTGCCGTGCGGCAGCAGCAGGTCCAGGGCCGGTGGGCGAAGGGCGAGCAGCGACTCGTACATCTCGACGGGGTCGGTCCGCGGGTCGACGACGGTGAGGATGCCCGCGTAGGCGTCGGGGTGCCGGTCGGCGAGGAGCCGGGCACCACGGGAGGCGGCGGGCCAGGAGGGGCGGCCCGCGTGGTCGGTGCGGAGGGTGTTGTGACGGGCCAGACCGCCGTCGAGGCTGATCCCGACGCGGACGCCGTGCCGGGCGAGGGTGGCGACGCGGGCGTCGGTGAGCAGGGTGGCGTTGGTCTGCACGGTCGCGTGGAGGGTGCAGCCACCGGGTATCCGCTCGCGCACCCGGTCGGCGAAGGCACCCAGCCTCCCCGCTCCCACGAGCAGGGGTTCGCCCCCGTGGAGGACCAGGGCCACGCTGCGCAGGGCATGCGTCGCCGCGTGTTCGGCGATCCGGTCCGCGGTACGGTCCAGCACGGCCGGTGCGGCGGCGGCCGGGCGGCCGCGCCACGTCCGGTCGGGGCCCTCGTACAGGTAGCAGTAGCGGCAGGCGAGATTGCAGCGGCCGTGGACCTTGACGATGAACTGGCCGAAGGGGACGGGTGGCCGGGCGGCGGCGTCCGGGCACGCGGGCACGCCTGGCGTCGTCCGTCGGGACACTTCGGCACCCCCGTGCTGTCTGTCTTCCGGGGCGTCCCCCGCTGTCGGGAACGCTCCT is drawn from Streptomyces sp. NBC_01717 and contains these coding sequences:
- a CDS encoding FxsB family cyclophane-forming radical SAM/SPASM peptide maturase, which translates into the protein MSRRTTPGVPACPDAAARPPVPFGQFIVKVHGRCNLACRYCYLYEGPDRTWRGRPAAAAPAVLDRTADRIAEHAATHALRSVALVLHGGEPLLVGAGRLGAFADRVRERIPGGCTLHATVQTNATLLTDARVATLARHGVRVGISLDGGLARHNTLRTDHAGRPSWPAASRGARLLADRHPDAYAGILTVVDPRTDPVEMYESLLALRPPALDLLLPHGNWTTPPPGIPDPGTPGAGPGPARPTPYGDWLCTVFDRWWPAGRRETRVRLFEECLALLLGLPAATESLGLDPVDAVVVETDGAIEQVDSLKSAYDTAAATGLDIFRHSFDDALRHPGVAARQAGAGALAAACRACPLLTVCGGGHYAHRYRAENGFTNPSVYCADLDRLVRHVADRLAAATAGDHR